One region of Candidatus Zymogenus saltonus genomic DNA includes:
- a CDS encoding L-seryl-tRNA(Sec) selenium transferase, whose amino-acid sequence MTEKAAKKEEDASALKEKLSSLPAVDKLLLHPKVEDLADKYSKKAVKRAVREAISITRERLLSDDEEVEISEPSMISLIEDWLLVSHKTALRPVINATGIVLHTNLGRAPLGRDVLENVIRIAGGYSNLEFDLEKGERGSRYDHIAKLINEITTAESSIIVNNNAAAVLLVANTLANGKEVIVSRGELVEIGGAFRIPDVIEKSGAMLKEVGTTNRTRLSDYESAIGPETGMILKVHTSNYKIVGFTEDVPASDLVKLANKQKIPVMEDLGSGCLVDLSRFGLPREPTVIETVKSGVDVVTFSGDKLLGGGQAGFILGKEDTIKKVRQNPLNRALRIDKFTLAAAEATLLMYRDVEVALKKIPALSMITMPYDKTQMRVKRIVRKINSVPHPGFDVVSADDFSQPGGGSFPTADIPTRVVLIFPIEIGPEKLEERMRAQDPPIIARIAQERVIIDPRTITESDIPNLTDGILKAMEAI is encoded by the coding sequence ATGACTGAAAAAGCAGCGAAAAAAGAAGAGGACGCTTCGGCCTTAAAAGAGAAACTCTCCTCACTTCCGGCGGTGGACAAACTCCTTCTCCACCCGAAGGTGGAAGACCTTGCCGACAAGTACTCCAAGAAGGCGGTGAAGAGGGCCGTTCGGGAGGCGATCTCCATCACCCGGGAGAGACTCCTCTCCGACGATGAGGAAGTCGAGATATCCGAGCCGTCCATGATCTCCCTCATCGAGGACTGGCTTCTGGTATCCCACAAGACGGCCTTGAGACCGGTCATAAACGCCACAGGGATAGTCCTCCACACGAATCTCGGGAGGGCGCCCCTCGGAAGGGATGTGCTGGAAAACGTCATAAGGATAGCGGGGGGGTATTCAAACCTCGAGTTCGATCTGGAGAAGGGCGAGAGGGGGTCCCGTTACGATCACATTGCCAAGCTGATAAACGAGATCACGACGGCCGAGTCGTCCATCATCGTAAACAACAACGCCGCGGCCGTCCTCCTCGTCGCGAACACCCTTGCGAACGGGAAGGAGGTAATCGTCTCCCGCGGCGAGCTTGTGGAGATCGGGGGCGCCTTTCGGATCCCGGATGTAATAGAAAAAAGCGGCGCAATGCTGAAAGAGGTGGGAACGACAAACAGGACGAGACTCTCCGACTACGAGTCCGCCATCGGGCCGGAGACCGGAATGATATTGAAGGTGCACACTTCAAACTATAAAATAGTCGGTTTCACGGAAGATGTCCCCGCATCAGACCTTGTAAAGCTCGCCAATAAACAGAAGATCCCCGTGATGGAAGACCTGGGGAGCGGGTGTCTGGTAGACCTGTCCCGGTTCGGGCTCCCGAGGGAGCCTACGGTTATTGAAACGGTTAAGTCGGGCGTGGATGTGGTGACGTTTTCCGGGGACAAGCTCTTGGGCGGCGGGCAGGCCGGCTTCATCCTGGGCAAAGAGGACACTATTAAAAAGGTGAGACAAAACCCCCTCAATCGCGCTCTGAGGATCGACAAGTTCACCCTGGCGGCGGCGGAGGCCACGCTTTTAATGTACAGGGACGTCGAGGTTGCCTTGAAGAAAATACCCGCCCTCTCGATGATTACAATGCCGTACGACAAGACCCAGATGAGGGTGAAAAGGATAGTAAGGAAGATAAACAGCGTGCCGCACCCCGGGTTCGACGTGGTGAGCGCGGACGATTTTTCTCAGCCGGGGGGCGGGTCTTTTCCCACGGCGGACATCCCCACCAGGGTAGTCTTGATATTCCCCATCGAGATCGGCCCGGAAAAGCTGGAGGAGAGGATGAGGGCGCAGGACCCGCCGATAATCGCCCGAATCGCCCAGGAGAGGGTGATCATCGACCCGAGGACGATAACCGAGAGCGATATCCCGAACCTGACCGATGGGATTCTCAAGGCAATGGAGGCGATCTGA
- a CDS encoding patatin-like phospholipase family protein: MDPFKKNVAISIDGGGIRGIIATKALWMLEDYLKKTGYIKNTLNEKVHLFAGTSTGAIIAAALAAGIPARDLTRFYRNLGRDVFKKFFPGSAFLRMVVTGEHYSNKKLESLLNTILSKKIGHGTNMNYFFSLNPPIDVVFTTFDITSNRTRYIKPWNAPEMKPDTDENFTPDENFTEWPVVKAVLASSAAPTYFPFIEGEHGLYMDGGVGSYNNPCFLAAYEIYVYLQCIWGWKPEKTTLISLGTGDEPPIFTKKSKNKKLLFKMFDLVFGAFMQSAAKQQVFLVNSFFEALDFRRFQVNLKKKVDLDDASEIDDLEKYGEEMGEKILGNKPEEIGRIYEGFEVSFKCPIVTSRKRIPKRK, from the coding sequence ATGGATCCATTCAAAAAAAACGTCGCAATATCAATTGACGGAGGCGGGATAAGGGGCATCATTGCCACCAAGGCGCTATGGATGCTGGAGGATTATCTAAAAAAAACTGGATACATAAAGAATACCCTCAACGAAAAGGTACATCTGTTCGCGGGCACATCCACCGGCGCAATAATCGCCGCCGCATTGGCCGCAGGAATTCCAGCCAGAGATCTCACCAGATTTTACAGAAATCTAGGAAGGGATGTCTTTAAAAAATTCTTCCCAGGCAGCGCCTTTCTAAGAATGGTCGTTACTGGGGAGCACTACTCTAACAAGAAGCTGGAATCTCTTCTGAATACTATTTTAAGTAAGAAGATCGGTCATGGAACAAATATGAATTATTTCTTCTCTTTAAATCCCCCAATAGACGTTGTCTTCACTACCTTTGATATTACATCAAACAGAACACGCTATATAAAACCGTGGAATGCGCCGGAAATGAAACCAGATACAGATGAGAATTTTACGCCAGATGAGAATTTTACAGAGTGGCCCGTGGTTAAGGCGGTTCTGGCGTCGAGCGCCGCTCCTACATATTTCCCTTTCATCGAGGGCGAGCACGGGCTATATATGGACGGCGGTGTGGGATCATACAATAATCCCTGTTTTCTCGCCGCATACGAGATATACGTGTATCTACAGTGTATTTGGGGATGGAAACCCGAAAAGACGACGCTTATCAGCCTGGGTACTGGAGATGAACCACCAATTTTTACTAAAAAAAGTAAAAACAAGAAGTTACTATTTAAAATGTTTGATTTGGTTTTTGGCGCCTTCATGCAGTCGGCGGCCAAACAACAGGTTTTTTTAGTAAATTCCTTCTTCGAAGCTCTCGATTTCCGCAGGTTCCAGGTTAATTTGAAAAAGAAAGTCGACTTGGATGATGCAAGCGAAATTGATGATCTCGAGAAATATGGGGAAGAGATGGGAGAAAAGATATTAGGAAATAAACCAGAGGAGATAGGAAGGATTTATGAGGGATTTGAAGTCAGCTTCAAGTGCCCCATAGTAACTTCCCGCAAGAGAATACCGAAGCGTAAATAA
- a CDS encoding radical SAM protein: MDHLTISFLLTRRCNARCRHCGAWPASKRSGAKPEADSDFDTSDISDFIDQIAETPKIEAVGLTGGEAFIVRDLLYCAVKRLRDKSIPYTIVTNAFWAKSLDAAREVLSDFRDTIGIGLSADTFHNEFIPIKNVVNAARAAESLKIPYIVRATMKADDTEEGLKTWFEEEGLPNLDIVQFAPVMYIGEATEKMAPEEFPDQNPIAPCLSLRTPFIVPGGDVYACCGEAANIEGEHPLHIGNMRETHLKDIIKRYDSDPFLKAIYTIGPRAMFDLLDERPETLRDELLLRSPCGTCRLLFEDMDRTERLSEILGEETSS, translated from the coding sequence ATGGATCATCTCACCATATCATTTCTCCTCACCCGTCGCTGCAACGCCCGGTGCAGGCACTGCGGCGCATGGCCCGCCTCAAAAAGGTCGGGGGCAAAACCGGAGGCCGACTCCGACTTTGACACCTCCGACATCAGCGACTTCATAGACCAGATCGCCGAGACGCCGAAGATCGAGGCGGTGGGGCTCACCGGCGGGGAGGCCTTCATCGTAAGGGATCTCCTCTATTGCGCGGTCAAGAGATTGAGAGATAAAAGTATCCCCTACACGATCGTGACGAACGCCTTCTGGGCGAAGAGTCTTGATGCGGCAAGGGAAGTCCTTTCCGACTTCAGAGACACAATAGGCATAGGGCTCTCCGCGGACACCTTTCACAACGAGTTCATCCCGATAAAAAACGTGGTCAACGCCGCAAGGGCGGCCGAATCCCTGAAGATCCCCTACATCGTCAGGGCGACTATGAAGGCGGACGACACGGAAGAAGGATTGAAAACCTGGTTTGAGGAGGAGGGGCTTCCGAACCTCGACATCGTTCAGTTCGCGCCGGTGATGTACATCGGGGAGGCGACGGAGAAGATGGCGCCGGAGGAGTTTCCAGATCAAAACCCGATTGCCCCCTGCCTCTCCTTAAGGACGCCCTTCATCGTCCCTGGGGGGGACGTGTACGCCTGCTGCGGGGAGGCGGCAAACATCGAGGGGGAGCACCCCCTTCACATCGGCAACATGAGGGAGACACACCTGAAGGATATTATCAAGAGATACGACTCCGATCCCTTCCTCAAGGCCATTTACACAATCGGCCCCAGGGCGATGTTCGACCTCCTGGATGAAAGGCCCGAGACTTTAAGGGACGAGCTCCTCCTTCGCTCCCCCTGCGGGACGTGCAGGCTCCTGTTCGAGGATATGGACAGGACGGAGAGATTATCCGAAATATTAGGAGAAGAGACTTCCTCTTAA
- a CDS encoding translation elongation factor-like protein — translation MSEEVKVGEIVKFFAKPSVAAIKVTEGIKVGDELHYRGATTDFTEVVESMEVDNKKVAEAATGSLVGIKVGERVRPGDTVLKTS, via the coding sequence ATGTCTGAAGAAGTAAAGGTGGGTGAAATAGTCAAATTCTTCGCCAAGCCGAGCGTTGCCGCCATCAAGGTAACCGAAGGTATTAAGGTTGGGGATGAGCTTCATTACAGGGGCGCCACCACCGACTTCACAGAGGTGGTTGAGTCGATGGAGGTGGACAACAAAAAGGTTGCGGAAGCCGCCACAGGCTCGCTCGTTGGCATCAAGGTAGGCGAGAGGGTAAGGCCGGGAGATACGGTACTTAAGACGTCCTAA
- a CDS encoding DEAD/DEAH box helicase, whose amino-acid sequence MPSTQLLKEYDKTPDLDLPPIKTFEEFNLKDSIALGIKDMGFLQPTNIQSMALPYTLGGLDLIGQAQTGTGKTAAFLITIFEKLLKTGEKSSSLPRALIIAPTRELAVQIEKEARSLGTHTDLTFVAVFGGVDYKKQAECLKKGVDIVVGTPGRLIDYMKQDILKTKGIEILVIDEADRLLDMGFIRDLRFMLKRLPKYSNRQTMLFSATINFRVIEATYEYMKIPVEVSATPESITVDEVSQTLYHVEKRKKFRLLLGLVQRSDAERLLIFSNTKSGVMMIEERLTENGIKAFALTGDIPQRKRLKIIERFMGGEIKIVIATDVASRGLHIEDVGYVINYDLPQNPEDYVHRIGRTARAGKRGTAISLASEDDVYYLEPIEKLIDGKLPFVVADDDDFGREVDGPLRKRRPPDAKKRGEKRKSGRKRRG is encoded by the coding sequence ATGCCTAGCACACAACTCCTTAAGGAATACGACAAGACCCCGGATTTAGACCTCCCTCCGATAAAGACCTTTGAAGAATTCAACTTGAAAGATTCTATAGCCTTGGGCATCAAAGATATGGGATTTTTGCAACCGACGAATATCCAATCGATGGCCCTCCCATACACCCTGGGGGGGCTCGACCTTATCGGTCAGGCCCAGACAGGAACGGGCAAGACCGCCGCCTTTCTTATAACAATATTCGAGAAGCTCCTCAAGACCGGGGAAAAATCATCATCTCTTCCGAGGGCCTTGATAATCGCCCCCACGCGGGAGCTGGCCGTTCAGATAGAAAAAGAGGCCCGCTCATTAGGCACCCATACCGATCTTACCTTTGTGGCGGTCTTCGGCGGAGTGGACTATAAAAAGCAGGCCGAGTGCCTCAAGAAAGGCGTCGACATCGTAGTCGGGACGCCGGGTCGCCTCATCGATTACATGAAGCAGGACATCCTGAAGACGAAAGGGATCGAGATTCTCGTCATTGACGAGGCGGACCGCCTCCTCGACATGGGCTTTATCAGGGACTTACGCTTTATGTTGAAAAGGCTGCCCAAGTACTCAAACAGACAGACGATGCTATTTTCCGCCACGATAAACTTCAGGGTTATCGAGGCGACATACGAATATATGAAAATCCCCGTTGAGGTATCGGCCACCCCTGAGAGCATTACGGTGGACGAGGTCAGCCAGACGCTCTATCACGTCGAGAAGAGGAAGAAGTTTCGTCTTCTCTTAGGACTTGTCCAAAGGTCCGATGCCGAAAGGCTCCTTATCTTTTCCAACACAAAAAGCGGGGTCATGATGATAGAGGAGCGGCTGACCGAAAACGGAATAAAGGCGTTTGCCCTGACCGGCGATATACCCCAGAGGAAGAGGCTTAAGATCATCGAACGCTTCATGGGGGGGGAGATAAAGATAGTCATCGCCACCGACGTCGCATCCCGGGGGCTTCACATCGAGGACGTCGGTTACGTCATCAACTACGACCTGCCCCAGAATCCCGAGGACTACGTCCACAGGATAGGAAGGACCGCAAGGGCGGGAAAGAGGGGCACGGCCATATCTCTGGCCTCGGAGGACGACGTCTACTACCTGGAGCCTATCGAGAAGCTCATCGACGGAAAGCTCCCATTTGTGGTCGCGGACGACGATGACTTCGGCAGAGAGGTTGACGGGCCGTTAAGAAAAAGGCGTCCGCCAGACGCAAAGAAGAGAGGGGAAAAAAGAAAAAGCGGCAGAAAGAGGAGAGGTTAG
- a CDS encoding patatin-like phospholipase family protein: MAKQEKRPMEKFRKNVAISIDGGGIKGVAAARALIDLEAELLKNNKSFVDTFHLVAGTSTGAIIAACIASGVKAEKIFDLYTSLGVSVFKKSPLRPWPFCSHRYTNKVLEEELKRLIGDRKMKDFCQGERPIDLVITTIDIFENRTRFIKPWNKPTKEELKIAKKESKEEVDFTEWTVVKAVLASSAVPSLFFPVDGHYADGGFGAYGNPCYYAAFELAYCLGWNAKDTTLISIGTGKEKPIEDIPKTAFGWIMPIIDSFRQSSNDQQVFLVQNFFKELDFRRFQVDIEEYIKLDDASPKNIELLEKYGEELGKKIKENDWEEKEPIQHPGGKCLKLK; encoded by the coding sequence ATGGCCAAACAAGAGAAAAGGCCGATGGAAAAGTTTCGGAAAAACGTCGCTATATCGATCGACGGCGGCGGGATCAAGGGTGTGGCGGCCGCAAGGGCGTTGATCGACCTCGAGGCTGAGCTTTTGAAGAATAATAAATCCTTTGTCGATACCTTTCATCTCGTGGCGGGAACCTCTACAGGGGCGATAATCGCCGCGTGTATTGCCTCCGGGGTAAAGGCCGAAAAGATATTTGACCTCTATACAAGTCTGGGCGTTTCGGTGTTCAAGAAAAGCCCCCTTCGACCGTGGCCGTTTTGCAGTCACCGCTATACCAATAAGGTACTTGAGGAGGAATTGAAAAGGCTCATCGGCGACAGAAAGATGAAGGATTTTTGTCAAGGAGAGCGGCCAATAGACCTCGTCATCACAACCATCGACATCTTTGAAAACCGCACCAGATTCATCAAGCCGTGGAACAAGCCGACCAAAGAAGAATTGAAGATCGCCAAAAAAGAGAGTAAAGAGGAGGTCGATTTTACCGAGTGGACCGTTGTCAAAGCGGTGCTTGCGTCCAGCGCGGTGCCCTCATTATTTTTCCCCGTGGACGGCCACTACGCGGACGGGGGATTCGGGGCATACGGAAATCCCTGTTACTATGCGGCCTTCGAGCTTGCATACTGCCTCGGCTGGAATGCGAAGGACACCACCCTCATAAGCATAGGAACGGGTAAAGAAAAGCCGATAGAAGATATACCCAAAACCGCCTTCGGCTGGATCATGCCCATCATCGACTCCTTTCGCCAGTCCTCCAACGACCAGCAGGTTTTTCTTGTACAGAACTTCTTCAAGGAGCTTGATTTCCGCCGCTTTCAGGTCGACATAGAAGAGTATATAAAGCTGGACGACGCCTCCCCTAAAAACATCGAGCTCCTTGAAAAGTACGGGGAGGAGCTGGGGAAGAAGATCAAGGAAAATGATTGGGAGGAAAAAGAGCCTATTCAACACCCCGGCGGGAAATGCTTAAAGCTGAAATGA
- a CDS encoding DUF1175 family protein, whose translation MREKRPGKCYFRGRLFLCLLALLFASCYGDPEKLDIKASKEEIHANGEETITVIIRVVDAKGRTVKNAEFPVEVSVSGADVVTIGQTPVMLEEGTKDLTLISTFESGSVKVTAAANGINGGEANFIVVPDYRDGDGDGFPDVVELFGDTDRLNFRRWLCAVAESQLYEKNRRWADVNNDCAGLIRFAYSEALKLHDTRFFSVYSALVNPANPDIKKYNYPNVPLLGEKIFRTGDGPFFITDIEEGAEKFSPSATAGHLLLYNVIPLGKGGEGILPGDLIFYFNPDNQKMPYHAMIFLGEWGTEEDGDDLTAEGKKKITDDWVVYHTGPRHTDRGEVRKVRLSTLMQHPEMRWRPVTENENFLGFFRFKILD comes from the coding sequence GTGAGGGAAAAAAGGCCGGGCAAATGCTATTTTCGGGGGAGGTTATTTCTCTGTCTCCTGGCCCTCCTTTTTGCCTCCTGCTACGGGGACCCGGAAAAGCTTGATATAAAAGCCTCAAAAGAGGAGATTCACGCCAACGGGGAGGAGACGATTACCGTAATAATAAGGGTTGTGGACGCAAAAGGTAGGACCGTAAAGAACGCGGAATTTCCGGTCGAAGTCTCGGTTTCAGGCGCCGACGTAGTAACGATAGGTCAAACACCCGTCATGCTCGAGGAGGGGACAAAGGATTTGACCCTCATCTCCACCTTCGAGTCAGGAAGCGTGAAAGTCACGGCGGCGGCCAATGGTATCAACGGGGGAGAGGCGAATTTTATCGTCGTACCCGATTACCGCGACGGGGACGGGGACGGCTTTCCGGACGTGGTGGAGCTCTTCGGAGACACGGATCGTCTCAACTTCAGGCGGTGGCTCTGCGCCGTTGCTGAATCTCAGCTCTACGAGAAGAACCGCCGCTGGGCCGACGTAAACAACGACTGCGCCGGGCTCATACGCTTCGCCTACTCGGAAGCGCTTAAACTTCACGACACCCGCTTCTTCTCCGTCTACAGCGCCCTCGTAAATCCCGCCAATCCGGACATAAAGAAGTACAACTACCCGAACGTGCCCCTCCTTGGGGAAAAAATCTTCAGGACGGGGGACGGCCCATTTTTCATAACCGATATCGAAGAGGGTGCGGAAAAGTTCTCCCCGTCGGCAACGGCGGGGCACTTACTTCTCTACAACGTAATCCCCCTGGGTAAGGGGGGCGAGGGTATTCTCCCCGGTGATCTCATCTTCTACTTCAACCCGGACAATCAGAAAATGCCCTACCACGCGATGATTTTTCTCGGGGAGTGGGGAACCGAAGAAGATGGCGATGATCTCACAGCCGAAGGCAAAAAGAAAATCACGGACGACTGGGTGGTCTACCACACCGGGCCGAGACATACAGACCGGGGCGAGGTGAGGAAAGTGAGGCTCTCCACCCTGATGCAGCACCCCGAGATGCGCTGGCGCCCTGTAACGGAAAACGAGAACTTCCTGGGGTTTTTCAGGTTTAAAATATTGGATTAA
- the folK gene encoding 2-amino-4-hydroxy-6-hydroxymethyldihydropteridine diphosphokinase — MRKNTAFLGLGSNIGDREKNLETAETLISGIEGVDVISSSAIYETEPVGVTDQPKFLNGVLEIETTLSPEELLVRLKGVEGRMGRADTVRWGPRIIDIDILLFGDRAVETVVDDMELKIPHPEMTKRGFVLVPLAEIAPDAVHPVLKKSVAELLDDLGDIGGVVKYREED; from the coding sequence ATGAGAAAGAATACCGCATTTTTGGGGCTCGGGTCGAATATCGGGGACAGGGAAAAAAACCTCGAGACGGCCGAGACGCTGATCTCCGGGATAGAGGGCGTCGACGTAATATCCTCGTCTGCCATCTACGAGACGGAGCCGGTGGGCGTCACCGATCAGCCGAAGTTCCTGAACGGCGTTTTAGAGATAGAGACGACCCTCTCCCCGGAGGAGCTGCTGGTGAGGCTTAAGGGAGTAGAGGGGAGGATGGGGAGGGCCGATACGGTCAGGTGGGGGCCGAGGATCATCGATATCGACATCCTCCTCTTCGGCGATCGGGCCGTAGAGACCGTAGTCGATGATATGGAGCTAAAAATCCCCCATCCTGAGATGACGAAGAGGGGGTTCGTCCTCGTTCCTTTGGCGGAGATCGCCCCGGACGCGGTTCATCCCGTGTTGAAAAAGAGCGTGGCGGAGCTTCTCGACGATCTGGGTGATATAGGAGGTGTAGTGAAATATCGGGAGGAGGATTAA
- a CDS encoding energy-coupling factor transporter ATPase: MLIEIKDLYQHFNRGTPIEKEVLSGVSLNIEAGEFIALIGETGSGKTTLALHLNGILTPTKGSVRVGNFVVGPDTKKTGALTEMVGLVFQYPEHQLFEETVQKELKFGLRHKKEKPDEEEIEKMVRRAADLVNLDYDALKDRSPFTLSSGEQRKVAIASILAVDPEILIFDEPTQGLDAESRTDTIGNIKELNRKGKTVIVISHVIEEIINAAGRIIILSGGKITADCPSSELFSDKRAEEQLGSFMPEVTELLVRLKERGWDVSTDTFKAEDALREILSVLKRTTSTIKKNSATDSGRL, from the coding sequence ATGCTTATAGAAATCAAAGATCTGTACCAGCACTTCAATCGGGGGACGCCCATTGAAAAGGAGGTCCTTTCCGGGGTGAGTCTCAATATCGAGGCGGGTGAGTTTATCGCCTTGATCGGGGAGACCGGCTCCGGGAAGACGACCCTGGCGCTTCACCTGAACGGTATTCTTACCCCGACTAAGGGGAGCGTCCGTGTTGGGAACTTCGTTGTCGGGCCGGACACGAAAAAGACGGGGGCCTTAACAGAGATGGTCGGGCTGGTATTTCAGTATCCCGAGCACCAACTATTTGAGGAGACGGTTCAAAAGGAGCTGAAGTTCGGCCTGAGACACAAAAAGGAGAAGCCCGACGAAGAGGAGATCGAGAAGATGGTGAGGAGGGCCGCCGATCTTGTCAATCTCGATTATGACGCCCTAAAGGATCGCTCCCCCTTCACGCTTTCCAGCGGTGAGCAAAGAAAGGTTGCCATCGCATCGATACTGGCAGTCGATCCCGAAATCCTTATATTCGACGAGCCCACCCAGGGACTCGACGCAGAGTCGAGGACGGATACTATTGGAAACATAAAGGAGCTCAACAGAAAGGGTAAAACGGTAATAGTGATCTCCCACGTAATAGAGGAGATTATAAACGCTGCCGGCCGGATAATCATCCTGAGCGGCGGAAAGATCACGGCGGATTGTCCGTCCTCGGAGCTCTTTTCCGACAAAAGGGCCGAAGAACAGCTTGGGAGCTTTATGCCGGAGGTAACGGAGCTTTTGGTCCGCCTCAAGGAGAGGGGATGGGACGTCAGCACCGATACCTTCAAGGCCGAGGACGCCTTAAGGGAGATCCTGTCCGTTTTAAAAAGGACAACAAGTACCATAAAAAAAAATAGTGCCACAGATTCGGGGAGGTTATAA